The Methanocella arvoryzae MRE50 DNA window GAGGATAGACTCGCTGTATACTGCTTTCTCCTGGGCTTCCTTCTGGGCTTCCCTGATCTTCTGCTGGTCGGCCCTCTCCCTGGTGATGTCCTTGAAGAGCTCCATGCCGCCGATGATCCTGCCGTGGTTGTCGTAGATGGGCGAAGCGTTGCCCCTGATCCAGACTTCGCTGCCGTCGGCCGCCTTTACGGTCGTTTCGAAGTTGTTGACCGGCTCCTTCCTCTTCCAGCACTCCAGCACGGCGCAGTTCGTCCTGCAGGCAGGGCTGGTATATACATCGTAGCACTTCTTGCCGATGACGGCCTTCGGGTCCACGCCGATCGCCTTCGCGGCCACGTCGTTCATGTACGTGATGTTCCGCTCGTTATCGTACACCGACATCGGATCGTTGATCGCCTTCAGGATCGACTCGTTGAAGGCAATACGCTCCTTGATGTTAGCCACCATCTTGGTGATGGCCTCAGTGAGCTGGCCTACCTCGCCGCCCTTTGCTCCGGTTTCCATAGAAGCGTCGAGGTTGCCTGCTGCCACGCTGTCGGCCGCCTTGACCAGCCTCTTGATTGGCCCGGTAATCCTCCTGACAATGATGAAGCCCACGCCGATCGATGCGATCGTCAGGATCACGCCTATAATGATCGCATTCATGTTCGAGTTGTTGATCTGGCTCTGCATGGCACGGATGTCGTACCCCACGAAGAGCATGCCGACGACCTTATCCTCGCCGTTTTTGACCGGCACGTACCGGACCATCATGGGAATGCCGTTGACCGTCAGCAGGTCCTCGAACGTCTCGCCTTTGTCCAGGACTCTGGCCGCTACCTCGGGGCTGGATTTGGTGCCCACGATACGGTTTCCGCTGGCGTCTTTCAGGTTCGTGCAGACCCGGACGTCGCCCTGGAATAGCGTCGAGTAGCCCTCGGACGCCTCGCCTACCTGATCGACCAGCTCGTTCTGGTTGTTCTGCAGGTCTGCGGTGTACAGGGCGCCGATGATCGCTCCGCTCTCATCCTTGATCGGGACGCAGCTGACGATACCCAGGCCTTCCTGTGTCTTGGTGGCTGCTATGTAGCTGTCCAGGCCGTTGTTCTTAATCGCGGCCGCCGAAATGAGGTCCATCTCGTTCGTCCTGGTGCCCTTCAGCGCCGCCGCGACTTCGACTTCGCTCATCTTATCGCCGCTCACGTCGTTCGACGCCCTGGCCAGCACGGCAGCCTCGGTGTTGGTAACTGTTACCATGTTGAACTCGGGGTAGTCTTTCTGATACCTGTCGACTATGGCTTTGATCGCCTTTCTGTCATCCTTTTTGACGGCTGCGATCAGGCCGGGGTCGAGGGCCATCTTGTCTGTGATGAGCCCGTCTTCCACGACGACTCCGTCGATCGTCTTGGCGGCGATGGCAGCCGAATCGTCTATCTTATCCTTATATACGCTGGACTCTATTCCGGTCAGCGTCATGTTGTTGGCGAGCGTCAGGATCACGACCGGCACGATCGCCACAATTAGAATGAATACCAGTAGCTGAACTGATATGCTCCTTAAGTCAATTTTCACCATACTATTCACCCACACTGTCAACGATCAGCCGATTGCTTTAAACAGCAACACTCATTCAGCTGATCGTTTAATATTTGGTCGTTTCACGGTGTTAAGCTTAATAATTTTGTTATTTATTGGGATATCCAAAAAAAGGATTACAAAAAGGGTATTAGAGCTTGTTTAAGCCGTAAATACGGTTGTTAGCAGGTGTTCTACTATGGTATATGCGCTGTAAAGCAGGATCAGAATCGGTCGTCGAGGACCGGAAGCAGACTGTGGATGACCTTTCCCTTCGGAGTCAGCGAGTAAATCAGGTAACTGCCGTCCTTGTCCGAGGAGATCAGGCCGGTATCCTTGAGCTGCTTCAGGTGGTAGGACAAAGTGGAGTACTGAAGCCCGGTCAGGTCCACAAGCACGCAGACGCAAAGCTCCCGCTGCCGGAGCGCCTCGAGGATCTTGATCCTGACAGGGTCGGCGATAGCTTTGCATACTTCTGCCGCTACCTTACTGTTTTTAGCTTTGATCTTCTCCAGCGCTTCCTTTTCAGCCTCAGTCAGCGGGTACGGGTTTACAGGTAACTCTTCCATTACTTCTCCTATTTGGTGCAGTCAAAGCACTCTGTCTTGTCCTTGACGCTACAAGCACATCCTTCCATCGCCATCTTTCACTCTCTCGCTCACATCTTTGCTTTGATCCACTTCTTGATCTCGTCGCCAGAGGGCACTCTGCCCATGGACTTGACCTCGCCGTCCACCGCTAAGCCGGGTGTGGCGAGGATGCCAGCCTCGACGATCTCGTCGATGTCGCTGACTTTAACTACCTCGGCGCTCACGCCGAGCTCTTTTACCGCATCTTTGGCCGCCTTCTCCAGCATGCTGCACTTGGCGCAGCCTGTGCCATATACTTGAAGCTTCATCACTTTCACCTAACCTTATCTGCTTTTACACTATCTGTCATTAAATTATCGCGGCGAAGATGGCGCCGCATATGATGGCCATCAGGATGACCAGCCCTATGTAGGTCAGGCCTCTCTTTTTGCCCATGATGCTGGTGATGACTATCAT harbors:
- a CDS encoding methyl-accepting chemotaxis protein; the protein is MVKIDLRSISVQLLVFILIVAIVPVVILTLANNMTLTGIESSVYKDKIDDSAAIAAKTIDGVVVEDGLITDKMALDPGLIAAVKKDDRKAIKAIVDRYQKDYPEFNMVTVTNTEAAVLARASNDVSGDKMSEVEVAAALKGTRTNEMDLISAAAIKNNGLDSYIAATKTQEGLGIVSCVPIKDESGAIIGALYTADLQNNQNELVDQVGEASEGYSTLFQGDVRVCTNLKDASGNRIVGTKSSPEVAARVLDKGETFEDLLTVNGIPMMVRYVPVKNGEDKVVGMLFVGYDIRAMQSQINNSNMNAIIIGVILTIASIGVGFIIVRRITGPIKRLVKAADSVAAGNLDASMETGAKGGEVGQLTEAITKMVANIKERIAFNESILKAINDPMSVYDNERNITYMNDVAAKAIGVDPKAVIGKKCYDVYTSPACRTNCAVLECWKRKEPVNNFETTVKAADGSEVWIRGNASPIYDNHGRIIGGMELFKDITRERADQQKIREAQKEAQEKAVYSESILKSIKAIHLVLNSKFQIEYLNDAAEQYLGTKLAECKDKPISDLVSLKVRPDAPRSVLSTGQDLIGVEDVMVIVRSGKAIPIRLDMSAMRDLSGKIIGVSFIANDITRQQEAQENLKAIIRTVNDVAGRVAAAAQHSSEAAGQAMVSSRQISESITQIAAGSQSQAKEVENISSLIQTISTDARDVSKGAQTASNKMKEASEATKKVDEASKLAMHKMADIRVSVDDSAAIIKDLGEKSKQIGKIVDVINSIASQTNLLALNAAIEAARAGEAGRGFAVVAEEVRKLAEDSAKSTSQISDLISQIREQTDRAVMSMDKGTAEVASGSDVVAKALKSVEEISRLVDEVAEVALNVSTATEKQVSSTMEIARAIEQISAVVEESAASTEEVSASAEESTSTMEETANIAQQVLKMAEELKTEVNKLKVE
- a CDS encoding ArsR/SmtB family transcription factor; this translates as MEELPVNPYPLTEAEKEALEKIKAKNSKVAAEVCKAIADPVRIKILEALRQRELCVCVLVDLTGLQYSTLSYHLKQLKDTGLISSDKDGSYLIYSLTPKGKVIHSLLPVLDDRF
- a CDS encoding thioredoxin family protein, coding for MKLQVYGTGCAKCSMLEKAAKDAVKELGVSAEVVKVSDIDEIVEAGILATPGLAVDGEVKSMGRVPSGDEIKKWIKAKM